Proteins encoded in a region of the Prunus persica cultivar Lovell chromosome G4, Prunus_persica_NCBIv2, whole genome shotgun sequence genome:
- the LOC18780244 gene encoding F-box/kelch-repeat protein At3g23880: MDNIQDITQAMQEFKFEAFPEEIMQDILFRLPVKSLINCTSVCKAWRSMIMNKSFICAHLSLTVDFANQDDIDLLLLHIISCNRSSTYGHKTIISEIKDEVHSVHYDNQAFDVYSKIEFPIAPKQELRNSHLRVVGTCSGLICLADDILCYGYNFFIWNPAIRKLVTLPRPGVTFRTHGGYDASIGFGFDAMTNDFKVVRFVTLQHEDEGPTVAEVYSLATGTWRSLGCVSPACRTDGAASNAFVNGVLHWPVVGYTNDDSRYFILTFDLGKEVFGKIPMPKMSWNPKWGLQLSVSDNKKSIALFMRDNSCKDFMMDTRREDSVLDIWVMKEYGRKESWTKLITLGPQGPERLLPRALCFSKSGEVLLLLTKEGRQELVSLDLVSKQFKNLGISGYKYCTVYFYEESLLLLDKSDAESY, translated from the coding sequence ATGGATAACATACAAGATATAACACAAGCGATGcaggaattcaaatttgaagcTTTTCCTGAGGAAATCATGCAAGATATCCTATTTAGGCTACCCGTTAAATCTCTGATCAATTGCACCTCAGTGTGCAAGGCATGGAGGTCCATGATCATGAACAAAAGCTTTATCTGCGCCCACTTAAGCCTAACAGTCGATTTTGCTAACCAGGATGACATTGACCTCCTCCTACTCCACATAATTTCTTGTAACAGAAGCAGCACCTACGGCCACAAAACGATCATTTCCGAGATAAAAGATGAGGTTCACTCTGTGCATTATGATAACCAGGCTTTTGATGTGTACTCCAAGATCGAATTTCCAATTGCTCCAAAGCAAGAACTGCGCAATTCTCATCTTCGTGTGGTCGGCACTTGTAGCGGGCTAATCTGCCTTGCGGATGATATCCTCTGTTATGGTTACAACTTCTTTATATGGAACCCAGCCATTAGAAAGTTAGTGACCCTTCCCAGGCCTGGAGTTACCTTTAGGACGCATGGTGGGTATGATGCTTCTATTGGGTTCGGTTTTGATGCTATGACCAATGACTTTAAGGTTGTGCGATTTGTTACTTTACAACATGAAGATGAGGGGCCAACTGTAGCTGAGGTTTATTCCCTAGCCACTGGCACATGGAGGAGTCTTGGTTGTGTTTCTCCTGCATGTCGAACTGATGGAGCTGCATCGAATGCTTTTGTTAATGGGGTTCTTCATTGGCCTGTAGTTGGTTACACAAATGATGATTCTCGCTATTTTATATTGACGTTTGACCTGGGCAAGGAGGTGTTCGGTAAGATACCTATGCCGAAGATGAGTTGGAATCCCAAGTGGGGATTGCAATTGTCTGTTTCAGATAACAAAAAATCTATTGCTCTGTTTATGAGGGATAACAGTTGTAAAGATTTCATGATGGATACTAGGCGCGAAGATTCTGTTCTTGATATATGGGTGATGAAAGAGTATGGCAGAAAGGAATCATGGACCAAATTGATTACTCTCGGTCCACAGGGTCCAGAAAGACTTTTACCCAGGGCCTTATGTTTTAGCAAGAGCGGGGAAGTACTGTTACTGCTAACAAAAGAAGGGAGGCAGGAACTAGTTTCACTAGACCTTGTGAGCAAACAGTTTAAAAATCTTGGGATTTCTGGATATAAATATTGTactgtttatttttatgaagagAGCCTTCTCTTACTCGACAAGAGCGATGCAGAGTCATACTAA